Genomic DNA from Hordeum vulgare subsp. vulgare chromosome 2H, MorexV3_pseudomolecules_assembly, whole genome shotgun sequence:
ATTATCTTTACCTACTACTAGCACaaatgtccgtgcgttgcaacgggagaaaaaatgaACAATAAAAAAAGTGTAGTCCATTGATAAAAATACGCGTGGATACTGTCAAAAAAAAGACACGTACGTAAGGTCTTAGATTATAAAATATGTACAAAGAAAGAACCTAGTGCAAGTATATCATGTCCAAAGATTATAACATTTTCCAAATATTGATGCTTAAGTTAACATGTTACAATACAAACAGTCGGTACGAAATAAAGACAAATATTGATTAGCATTGTATCCTAAatagtatttttttaaatatttaatatgtaaaataacaacatattcaaactctacacatttttctaatcaagtttcatatataacatgtttaaattggatttacggtttaaaagatattgttatttgaaaatacacatttattctgaatggacttTGAGGTTATTAACGCATATGTGAGGGGTGTACGTAAACAATTTAAAAAACGATTTGCTCTGAATATAATTTGGACCGCGGGTTATTTAGCACGAAAGTAAGGGGTTTTTGTGTAAAATGTGAAAAAACGGTTCGGCCTCACTTAAGAAACGTACCGCGGGTTAATTAGAGGAAACTACAAgggtgtttttgcaaaaatgccGCGACGGACGCCACAAGCAgtgcgtgctttattattaggggagaataaagcaaatagtgtttCTTCCGTACGTCATCGAAATTGCtcttaaagttgactaaaattacccaccaatgccacctataagtcataaaaaagtTTTAAACAGGAAAATCTCCGGACTGGGCCAGCCCACGTAggtacctcctatattacgctctgggcgttgaaaaaagatgcagcacacctgtttgggccgaCCCATGCATGGGCGCctgttttttagtttagtttttatttttattttcagttccattttgtttttctactttaaataatttagaacttcaaacaacttttctcaattttaaaaaACTGAGAATTTCTAAATAAAatttttaaaaaacatttttttttgaattcaaaaactactcaggagtttaaaaaaaattgcatataaaaaatgtttaaactttgagaaaatgtccatagaataaaaaagtcaacgattttaaacaaaagtccgtgtaaaagtCTTAAAAAcggttcgtgcctctgtttttagtctcattttttattttcatttttctgttccattttttagtttaaataatttagaactttgaaaaacctTTGCAATgtataaaactgggaattttgaaataaaagtttgaagaaaatataaaatgtttgtgaatttaaaaaatgctcaggatttttgtaaaaatattcgcatattcaaaaaaatgttcataattttgagaacaatgttggtgaaaacaataaaagtccatgattttgaaaaaaagtttgtgtgttattttttgagtgcaattgaaaaaaatgtttgctaattttaaaaatgttcatgcgaaatgtcctaaaattttaaagacataatatgatcaacaTCATTAGAGATTATAAtagtttttctcccgttgcaacgcacgggtccttttgctagttaaTCCAATGAGTATGGAGGTGAATGATGTCAAACtaaaactcagctagctgagtatTAGCAAAATCGATAAAGTGTAATCTTTTTTTCCGTGTTCAATTTGTCAACTAAATTTTACGTCCACAAAGCTTGACATCGCAAGCACCGCCACTGCTTCCTAGCTAGCCAGgccgtttcttcttcttctttcggtCTTGCCACATCCGTGGCAAATGGCGGCATAAGATTTAGAGGCCAGAGGAGTCCGAGGTATAGGGGTTAAGCGGTTAGCGCCAACAATATGGGGAGACGGCCGTCCTACTCTGCTGCATAGGTCATTCCGCCGTTGATGACGACATATACCTTTTCTGTATTCTAAAGATCTGAGTAGTATAACGAGTTTGTTAACGATCTGCTACTACTTACTGTTGTCCTTCATTCTTGGTGACCTTGCCATTGTCAGAAGGTGCAGGGTCTTCCAAGAGGAAGGTAGCAAAACCTAGCCGCTAAAACCTTCCTATAAAAAGGCTTGCAAGTTTCAACAAATTCACTCCAGCTTTAATTTGCACTCATCATCCATCCATACGCTGGATTTCATGGGTCCTTTACAAGCTCTGAGCTTGCTCCTACTTGCCTCACTGGCCAGCTCGGCGGCGCCGCCACCGTCCGGCTACCGCTCCACGCTCACGCACATTGACTCCAAAGTCGGCTTCACCAAGGCAGAGCTGATGCGCCGAGCCGTGCACAGAAGCCGCCTCCGAGCGGCCACGATGCTACCGGGTTATTCCACGACGTCTTCAACCTCGAGCACCGGGCCAAGGCTCCGCTCGGGCCAAGCCGAGTACCTGATGGAGCTCGCCATCGGGACCCCTCCGGTGCCATTCGTCGCCCTCGCCGACACTGGCAGCGACCTCACCTGGACGCAGTGCCAGCCGTGCAAGCTGTGCTTCCCGCAGGACACACCCGTCTACGACCCGACCATCTCCTCCAGCTTCTCCCCTGTGCCCTGCTCCAGCGCCACCTGCCTGCCCATATGGAGCCGCAACTGCACCCCTACCGCGCTCTGCAGGTATCGCTACGCGTACGGCGACGGCGCCTACTCGGCCGGCGGCATGGGCACGGAGACGCTCACGTTCGGCAATAGCGCGCCCGGCGAAGCACCGGCCGCCTCCGCCGGAGGCGTCGCGTTCGGCTGCGGCACAGACAACGGGGGCGACTCATACAACTCCACCGGGACGGTCGGCCTCGGCCGCGGGAGCTTGTCCCTCGTGGCTCAGctaggggttggaaagttcagttACTGCCTCACCGACTTCTTCAACACCAGCCTGGGCAGCCCGGTCCTGTTCGGCTCCCTCGCGGAGCTGGCCTCCAGTGGCGGCGCCGCCGCGCAGTCGACGCCCCTACTGCAGAGCCCGCAGAGCCCGTCGCGGTACTACGTCTCCCTCGAGGGCATATCGCTCGGCGACACCCGCCTGCCGATCCCGAACCAGACCTTCGCGCTGCGCGCCGACGGCACCGGCGGGATGATCGTGGACTCCGGCACCATCTTCACGGTCCTCGTGGAAAGTGCTTTCAGGGTGGTCGCCAACCACGTGGCCGAGCTGCTCGGCCAGCTGGCGATCAACGCCACGAGCCTGGACAACCCTTGCTTCCCGGCTCCTGCCGGTGAGCGGCAGCTCCCGGCCATGCCGGACATGGTGCTGCACTTCGCCGGCGGTGCGGATATGACGCTGCATAGGGACAACTACATGTCCTTCGACGAAGAGGACTCGTCCTTCTGCTTAAACATTGCTGGGGCGACGTCGACTTCGACTTCGGTGCTCGGCAATTTCCAGCAGCAGAATATACAGATGTTGTTTGACATCACCGTAGGGCAAATGTCATTTGTCCCTACCAACTGTAGTAAGCTCTGAGGTCTGAAGCTTATTACTTACTGTACTTTCTCGAGGTGTCCAAGCAATTGCTGGTTGATGTGAGTTCTTCCAAGTTACCCATGTGCATTCCCTTCTTGTCGGGAGGATGATTAGCATTTTCAGTAAAAAAGAGTATTTAACGAAAAACTACCACATTTCAAGGAAACGTGTCCAGGAACGAACACTTTAAGATTTTGTACGAAAAACTACCATTTTTTTCGTAATCCGTCGCGAAAATCTACCAAGTCGTCTAACCGCCCGCTTCGCTGCGTTTAACCCCGTTTCTGCCAGGCCGGGCCCATAGTTCCGGCTCCAGCGTGGCCAACGGTGGACAGCCGCGCATTAACTGCCGTTAACGACGCGTGTGCGGTCGGAAGCGACTGTCGGTGGTCCAATAAATGGGCCCACGGTGAGAGCGAGCTCAgccactctctccctcctctcgctcACTCACTCATCCTCATCCTCTCACTCTCCCCTCGTCCTCTGAGCATATCATCGTCGCTGTCGCCGGCATTGCTGCCGGTAGAACTTGAGGATGGCATCCTGGATGGCGAGGAGAGCTCGGGCGAGGACATCTGTATGGTTTCAATGGATAGTCAGCTCTTTGTAAGTACATAATGGTGGAACatagttagggttagggttaggtcatCCAAATTCGAGATTCCAAGTTTCATTTGGTTTGATATCAAGTTTCTTTTGCGGGAAACCCCCGACATTGTAGTGGATCCATCTTTCTGTGGTTCTTTCACTGAATCTGAGCCGGCGTGCATGATGCATCATCAGAGGCCGAAAAAGATGGTAGCTTTCGAAGGTACTTTGACTGGGAGGCGATTCCTCGGTTGTCCTGTGCAACATGTATTTAATCTTCAACGCTTACTTGTTTTGCTGGTGGAGATGTGTGTTGTGTGATGTGTTTTGCTGGTGGAGATGTGTGGTGCAGCAGGTATTAAGTTGTGTATAGATGTGTGATGTGCAGTGACAAGTGTCTTAGTGTTAACTGAATTTAAACACTTGACTGAAACTCACAACAAGTGTTAACTGTTAACTGAATATATTAGTTATTAACTAAATATATCTGTTAACTGAATATAATTGTTAACTGAATTTATGTGTGGTGCTAAATAAGGTGTTGTGTGCTTAGTTTTGAAAAATTATAGATTATGTTAGCTGAATTCAGAGAGCATTGATCTAAACATAGGTTTTGACTTAACTGAATTGAGTTTGTGACTTCAGTTATCTGTACTAAGTTTGTTAGTAAGGTGCTTAATTTTAAAAAATTGCTTATGTAGGATGAAGGTGTCAACTGTGGGATGGTGGAGTGGGTGGATGGTCCTTGGCCAAAGATTCTACAAAGGTGCCTATTAAGGATTTGGGACATGTACCATGAGCAGAACTTGGGTAGGGTGAAGGACAAACAAGCTCATGAGAAAGAGGTGGGCAAGCTAAAGAAGGAAATTGACTCCTGTTAAACAGCTACAGCCAGTTGGTGGAAGATGTATCCAAGCTTTTTGACTATCATGATAGCAAGATGTCTCATGACATGGAGTATACCAGTCAGGCAATCAATGATctaaataaaaaagaagaaagaacttGAGGATCAGGGATAAGTATGGAAAAGCTTAAGCTTTCCAAGGAGCAAAGGTGTATTCTTCGAAGCCAAGGAGATATCATTTAGAACATGAGGAAGGCCATGAAGGAAGTGCAGGGGGACATGGACCTActtaaggaagagaagaagaagctggAGTATCTGATTGCTGATCTGCTCAAGGCTGGGCATGGCAGCAAAGATAAGCTGGAGAGGACCAAGGCAATAATGGATGAGTGAAGTTCTTGTTGTGTTTGTTAAGTAATTATTAGGCCTATATATATCTGGCCTTGGAATCCATATGGTTTTATCTATGATGGTTTAAGAACTAGGTGGTTTTATCTATGATGTAATGATTTTTATGTTAAGACCTACTATGCTAAGTTAAGTAAGTAAGAAGGTTTTATCTATGATGTAATGACTTTTAAGTTaagacctactccctccgttcctaaatataagtctttttagaggttccactaaaagactacatacggatgtatatagacatactttagagtgtagattcattcattttgcttcgtatgtagtcccctagtgaaatctctaaaaaagacttatatttaggaacggagggagtactatgctAAGTTAAGTAAGTAAGAAGGTTTTATCTATGATGAGGTTGTGACAGTAGTGACATACTTGGAAATGATGACATAAATAGGATGTGTTAGCAATATCTAGCTTACTGAACTTAGTGAACTGATAACATAGTATTGGCATAGATAGTCTGACATAGATAGTTAACTGACATAGTGCTGACCAAACTGACAGTCTAACTTACTAAACTAACATAAGACTGACAAAAGTGAAGATAAGTCCTAACCGACGAAACTAAATATAACATCTCACTTACGAAACTGGAGATAGCATCTCACTCCTCTTTCTTCAACATCTTCACGCGTTCGGAGCGCCGCACTGCAGTCTTCTTCCCCGCCGCACTCTTCTTCTTGGCCAGCGTCGGCGCGACAACATCTTCCTCCAGAACCTCTTGCTTCACGACGACGACCTCTGGGAGATCTGCGACCTCCGGTAGCTTCTCCACGTCAATTGGGAGGTTCTTGTGCCCCTCCACTGCATCGAGGACGGGCGCCAACAGCTGCACATACGGCACATCGTCGGAGAGTACGAcgagctcctccacctcgtcgtcaGAGTCGCCACATGAGTCCACCTCGGAGTCGTCGTCTGGGAGagtgttgcctcttgagcttgcgtcggttttcccttgaagaggaaagggtgatgcagcacaggaccagtaagtatttccctcagtttgagaaccaaggtatcaatccagtaggagaatcaagccaagtgtccagagtacctgcgcaaacacaaacgagcttgcacccaacgctataaaggggttgtcaatcccttcacgaagtaaaagtgtaaggctgaaaatatgatgtgaagtagacccggggtccatattgttcactagaggcttctctcaaaatagcaaatattacggtgggtgaacaaattactgtcgagcaattgatagaaccgcgcaaagtcatgacgatatctaaggcaatgatcatcatataggcatcacgtccgagacaagtagaccgatactttctgcatctactactattactccacacatcaaccgctatccagcatgcatctagtgtattgagttcatgacgaacagagtaacgccttaagcaagatgacatgatgtagagggataaactcaaaccaatgaggtaaaccccatctttttacccttgatggcaacaacacgatgcgtgcctcgctaccccttctgtcactgggtgaggtcaccgcacggtatgaacccaaaaccaagcacttctcccattgcaagaatcatagatcaagttggccaaacaaaacccacaactcgaagagaattacaaggatatgaaatcatgcatataagagatcagaagaaactcaaataagattcatagataatctgatcataaatccacaattcatcggatctcgacaaacacaccgcaaaagaagattacattggatagatctccatgaagatcatggagaactttgtattgaagatccaagagagagaagaagccatctagctactagctatggacccgaaggtctatggtgaactactcacgcatcatcggagaagtcatggtgttgatgaagaagccctccgtatctgaatcccccctccggcagggcaccagaacgtgccccagatgggatcttgcggagacagaagcttacgacggcggaaaagtattttcgtggatctctcgcgcagttttggatttttcaggaatttataggcggaagaggtagggcagacgagccacagggggcccacaagcctgctaggcgccccctggccgcgcctagggggcttgtggcgtcccctggtgtcctctgccttggttctcatgtcccatgcgtatcttctgttccggaaaaaatcttttcggaagttttattccgtttggacaccgtttaaaattctcctctgaaaggggtcaaaaacacggaaaaaacaggaactagcacttggcactgagataataagttagtcccaaaaaagatataaaaggcatacaaaatatccaaagtttgacaagataatagcatggaactatcaaaaattatagatacgttggagacgtatcaagcatccccaagcttaactcgtgctcgtcctcgagtagggaagtgataaagactgaatttttgatgtggaatgctacctagcatagttgtcctttgtaacttctttcatgtgacatgaatgttcagatccgtaagattcaaaacaatagttttctattgacatgaaaacaataatacttcaagcaaactagcaaggtaatcatgaactttcaaaataacaaggccaaagaaagttatccctacaaaatcatatagtctggctatgatccatcatccccacacaactaatttaaatcatgcataaccccggtattggccaagtaattgttttcgcactcttaatttctcaaacctttttcaactctcacgcaatacatgagtgtgagccatgtatatagcactatggtggaatagagtgtgttggaggttgtgagacaaaaaggaggagatggtcacattgactcggcgtatcaaaggactatggagatgcccattaatagatatcaatgtgaataagtagggattgccatacaaaggatgcactagagctatacgtatgtgaaagctcaaaaggagaactagtgggtgtgcatccaacttgcttgctcacgaagacctagagcaattttgaggaagcccataattggaatatacaagccaagttatataataaagattcccactagcatatggtggtgacaaaacgacaggctctcaattatgaagaacatggtgctattatgaagcacaagtgtggaaagagatagtagcattgtcccttctctctttttctctccttttttttgtttgggctctttggcctctttccatatctctttttttgtaGGCAACTttggcattttttttatttccttacatgggacaatgctctaataatgatgatcatcacactattatttactcacaactcaaagcttagaacgatcatgactctataggaaatgcctccggcagtgtaccgggatgtgcaacgatctagcttggcgtatgacgttgaaacatatcgttaactatcttacgatcatgcaacggcaatatgagagtgacagcacaagtcatgagatggaacggtgggagttgcatggcaatatatctcggaatggctatgaaaatgtcatagtaggtaggtatggtggctgttttgaggaaggcatatggtgggtttgtgcacctgcaaaaattgcgcggtactagagaggctagcaaaggtggaaggtgaaagtgcatctataccatggactcacattagtcatgaagaactcacatacttgttgcgaaagtttttattagtaatcgaaacaaagtgctaaacgcatactcctagggaaagggttggtaggtgttaaccatcgcgcgatcccgaccgcaacacaaaggatgacaatcaatagatcaattatgctccgacttcctaacatagcggttcaccatacgtgcatgttacgtgtagtgccccaagtgtaaagctttccctttttgtaaccttccatgtgggaccaccttgacattgtcatgagagctaactatgcatgtatgaattcatgtgtcaccttgtatttcttctttttgcatgcatgcattcatgtcataccattcttaccatgccttgtgttgcttgcatctataccttgccatgtcttagAGTGGGTCTtgtaatttcatgtgttgatgcacatgtgatgatggtgtgtggtgtgtaggagtggttgctatGTATTTTCAAAGCTCCTTGAAATTTCAatcccttttcttttccttttatctcatgttcaaaattccatcttcccaaaagctgttttaaaatgtcttgtgtttagagtttattgtggagatgatgatgtgatgatttggagttttattcttggtcttgaggatgaatataaatcacaaaacagaataaataaatgctgttttggatttatgaaagtagcctcataaatgttggaagtattttatttaaatagctggttcattttcaggtcgagggcaattttccatttgattttatcccttttattttgtcatgtgcctattgttctttctctgttttatttttaaaAGGAAATAGACAGGGGCTCTATTTCTCTATCTGgcgcactaagtgggctccctcccacttagcGGCCCATCAGCCTTTCCCCTCGCGAGCCCGTCGCGCGTCCGTCGTCGTCCTCCCCCTTTCCAGCTCGACAGTGGGTCCCGCCTGTCAGCGTCTCCTTTGATCCCCTCTGTTCCACCGGAGAGAGCACGCGCACATGGCCacccgcgcgcccctcgcttccccctctcgccctataaagagccttggcgtccgtgcctcggctagggttcccccttccgccTCCGCTCCACCCAGATCTCATCACCCTCCTCTCTGCATCGTCGCAGCAAGGTAAGTGAGGcggatccgccatggccgacggttGAAGGAGGTCGCCGTCGTCGCGGTGGTGCCTCTTCCTCCTCGACGAGAGGTCCAGGAGCTCGCGGGCCTCTCCAGGGGCTCGTTCCCACCGCTGGATCGACCATATCGCGCCTGCTACCTCTTCTCCACGACGGCGCGTCTTCTCTGACGAGCAGCTTCGCCGGCGCCCGTCTTCCTCTACTTCCACTACGTGACGCTTCCTCCTCGACCCGTGCGTGAGGTAGCGCTCCTCCTGCTTCCTCCCTGTCCCAGTTCGGGCACCGTAGCCGTAGAATCATTGTGTGCATCACCTCTATCGCCGGAGTCGCCGATCACTGTCGTCAGGCCATTGTAGAGTCCCTCGGGAGTAGTTAGGACGTGAAATGAGTTCATGTGTGTGTGggcttcctgttggaattatgccctagaggcaataataaatatagttattattataattcctgtatcaagataatcgtttattatccatgctataattgtattgaatgaagacttatatacatgtgtggatacatagacaaaacactgtccctagcaagcctctagttggctagccagttgatcaaagatagtgagtgtcttctgattataaacaaggtgttgttgcttgataactggatcacgttattaggagaatcacgtgatggactagacccaaactaatagacgtagcatgttgatcgtgtcattttgttgctactgttttctccgtgtcaagtatttgctcctatgaccatgagatcatataactcactcacaccggaggaatactttgtgtgtatcaaacgtcgcaacgtaactgggtgactataaatatgctctacaggtatctccgaaggtgttcgttgagttagtatggatcgagactgggatttgtcactccgtgtgacggagaggtatctcggggcccactcggtaatacaacatcacacacaagccttgaaagcaatgtgaattagtgtaagttgcgggatcttgtattacggaacgagtaaagagacttgccggtaaacgagattgaaataggtatgcggatactgacgatcgaatctcgggcaagtaacataccgaaggacaaagggaatgacatacgggattatatgaatccttggcactgaggttcaaacgataagatcttcgtagaatatgtaggatccaatatgggcatccaggtaccgctattggatattgaccccctTGGTATGGCAAAACAAACTTCTTGTTGATATGGAgttgccgacccccttgggggtccttggaccccaaggcaaggctccccctcttccccctatatatacggaggttttagggctgatttgagacaactttgccacggcagcccgaccacatatctccacggttttacctctagatcgcgtttccgcggagctcgggcggagccctgccgagacaagatcatcaccaaccttcggagcgccgtcacgctgccggagaactcttctacctcttcgtctctcttgctggatcaagaaggccgagatcatcgtcgagctgtacgtgtgctgaacacggaggtgccgtccgttcggcactagatcgtgggactgatcgcgggacggttcgtggggcagatcgagggacgtgaggacgttccactacatcaaccgcgttcacgaaCGCTTCTTctatatggtctacaagggtacgtagatcacacatcccctctcgtagatggacatcaccatgataggtcttcgtgcgcgtaggaaattttttgtttcccatgcgatgttccccaacacttcctcccctccacgagccggagCTGGATTTGGCTCGCATCGCCGGCGAGAcccttcccctgttccggtcagCCGCCGGTAGCAGATAAGCAGGGAGGTTACCTCTTCTGTTTCGCAGCGCGTAGTGGTTCAGACACCGTGTCGTAGCCCAGTGGTGGCTAGCGTGGCGTGCCTGAtagagggcgcgggttcgattccccccttcAGCACCTTTTGCTATTTTTCGTTGCTCTGCACCGTAAGTCCTAGAGACAGTTTAACCTGATTGGGCTCCCCTCTCTGTTGAGTAAGCTAGCGCAACGCAGTGGTAGTGTAAGATGGCTTTGCACCAGAGGCACAGGGGTTCGATCCCCGGGGtgcccccctttttcttttacctcttgttttatttttattttgctggaTATGCTCTTTTTCTCTATTTGTTGTTTTGTGCCTTAAACATAAGATGGCATATGGCATAATATTATTTTGTTCCTCTGCTGCTATAGTAGACCAGatggtatgtgtgtgtgtgtgttcttgtgagagatgcatgtgtgtgtgtgcatacacatgatgttagccatatgtgtgtgtgtgtgtgtgtgtgtgtgtggtgatgctaCCCTAGTATATGATGATATGTAGGTGGCTTATGTTCTTTGCTTGTGTGACTAGTTGGATGGCAGTagatgatgtgcatgtgtgtgtgtgtgttgcacgcaCATGAGGTATTGCTAGTGTAGGTGTGCAAGTGAGTGTAGCCGTACTATCATTTGCTTGATAGCTTCCCTTATATTGTTCTTGGAGTCTTAGGGCTCATGATGAGATTGTGGTGTGATGTATAGGTGGCAAACCAGccccatgtgcaagttgtgcaactcctcatgtttaatatgagagagagcatgatgtgtgtgtggggtgacttagtgagaagtatttgtgttgttgatgtgcatgacacaaacatggggttcaaacccccaagtcgctttttcattgtgcacatgagctcaacctttgtagttgttgtcttagtaggaactacatgaaatgatgcccattccctaggcatgatttggagtagtttactCTCCCTtaattgtggtcacttgttccaagtaagtgcccacatattatatatgattttggggtagaatctcccaaggaatccagtggtgaagtttgttttgccattaggatactttatggagttgacatattcagatttgttgcaagtttgatctttgattccatggaataggtggagcccaagggcatgagtttttgtgtgatagtagtaggggttttgctctacaccatagtggtgtcatttatcatttggtgttatgtgtgtgcaaactatgcctagacaaagtgggcatgtggctgaaaattccagattagtgaaatctggaatttcactaagtctgggattctgtaaacattttcttctcttatagatgaggatgtgctggtcattgtgttgagaactagccttagatcagtgctaggattttggacctgatatgtttgtgaagctacctgtcaaatttcatatcatttggagtccagtaggttttgttttgattgctgtcaaaaagcttcagaacaaagacagaaactcaggtgcaggaattttcactaagtccctgagatctgacggttttgggaaagtttgtggccttgtatcttctagagtttaattccttttgctgtgattcttgctggtgcttgtagtgttcttggtgcgctacagccacatatattatttgtcataggtgGGTGGCTCTAGGTGCTttacatgtagctcacaaagtgctatgatgcagattatggc
This window encodes:
- the LOC123429677 gene encoding aspartic proteinase nepenthesin-1-like, giving the protein MGPLQALSLLLLASLASSAAPPPSGYRSTLTHIDSKVGFTKAELMRRAVHRSRLRAATMLPGYSTTSSTSSTGPRLRSGQAEYLMELAIGTPPVPFVALADTGSDLTWTQCQPCKLCFPQDTPVYDPTISSSFSPVPCSSATCLPIWSRNCTPTALCRYRYAYGDGAYSAGGMGTETLTFGNSAPGEAPAASAGGVAFGCGTDNGGDSYNSTGTVGLGRGSLSLVAQLGVGKFSYCLTDFFNTSLGSPVLFGSLAELASSGGAAAQSTPLLQSPQSPSRYYVSLEGISLGDTRLPIPNQTFALRADGTGGMIVDSGTIFTVLVESAFRVVANHVAELLGQLAINATSLDNPCFPAPAGERQLPAMPDMVLHFAGGADMTLHRDNYMSFDEEDSSFCLNIAGATSTSTSVLGNFQQQNIQMLFDITVGQMSFVPTNCSKL